The Alphaproteobacteria bacterium genome contains the following window.
GTTATGGCAGCTGGATTGTCAGCAAATTTAACCTTCAATCCTTTTAATTCTGTTACAACTATGACCGTACAAATTGCCAATCTTTTAGTTGGAGATCAGGAGTTTGATAATCCTAAAACACTTGCAGCATTTGCTTTGGGATTAATCCTTTTTATAATGACTTTTATTCTTAATATTATTGCTCTTTATATTGTTAAAAAATATCGAGAAAAATATGAATAAATATACACAAGAAAAATCAACATTAATTTTAAAAAAACGTTTAAAAAAACGTCTAAGGCATGAAAAAATATTTAAATATTTTGGTATTTTGTCCATTCTATTGGCATGTTTTATTTTAGGATTTCTTTTAACCGATATTATTGGCAAAAGCCTACCTGCTTTTAATCAAACTTACATTAAATTGGAAATCGATGGAAAACTATTAAACGAAAATAATGACCCCGATACCTCAACCCTTTTTTATACGAAAATTATTCGTCAATCTTTCTTGGATATCTTTCCTGATGTTCAG
Protein-coding sequences here:
- a CDS encoding DUF3333 domain-containing protein, translating into MNKYTQEKSTLILKKRLKKRLRHEKIFKYFGILSILLACFILGFLLTDIIGKSLPAFNQTYIKLEIDGKLLNENNDPDTSTLFYTKIIRQSFLDIFPDVQYKQDQRILLKILSNNAGYDLQKTISNSKNSLSDKI